A single Lolium perenne isolate Kyuss_39 chromosome 6, Kyuss_2.0, whole genome shotgun sequence DNA region contains:
- the LOC139832751 gene encoding uncharacterized protein, translating into MTRSDHLPIEEVSAEGEPLKPRTNARKFISQCGVIVRDNIPITIREWKKPAKAVGVSYIDDRLKEFIWEELISHFSLPVYDEEIEKMRLNVKKWALKKMAQQFNNFKNTLYRNYVKDKKPPEWTGVLEKQEKHWPAFLAYKESEEAKPLKALVQAIQDTRVGKFVPNRENDELTKALENKEHPGRTRGLGPSYPWRAGFPEQNDSYRSRERAKRRKQEEEASRVAKVEQKNSELQARLDHQQEQINALLRRQQDVAFDITGSPSQRKSSGASTMAPIDDAIKEKTNCELHVSLKNLSLKTAVGYALPTPPGATIHCRPIPAGYARVGVDEVQPEWRSLELDHPGGDDQHTLGEVLWSKKNIVFPGSAPRPPSPPPRPQSPRSRSPASPSPPLDDWERNASPSRSPAPQPSLPPKPKSQKKLFTCQHPVF; encoded by the exons ATGACCCGTAGTGATCATCTCCCAATTGAGGAGGTCTCTGCAGAAGGGGAACCGTTGAAGCCCAGAACCAACGCACgtaaatttatatctcaatgcGGAGTTATCGTTAGGGACAACATCCCGATCACCATTCGGGAATGGAAGAAGCCAGCAAAGGCAGTTGGAGTTTCTTATATCGACGATAGACTGAAAGAGTTTATTTGGGAAGAGCTCATATCACATTTCAGCCTACCGGTCTATGATGAGGAAATAGAGAAAATGAGGTTGAATgtcaagaagtgggctcttaagaagatggcccAACAATTCAACAACTTCAAGAACACTTTATACCGGAACTATGTCAAGGACAAAAAACCTCCAGAATGGACGGGGGTACTAGAGAAGCAGGAGAAGCACTGGCCCGCATTTCTGGCGTACAAGGAATCGGAAGAGGCTAAG CCTCTGAAAGCACTTGTACAAGCGATTCAAGATACTCGAGTGGGAAAGTTCGTtcccaacagagagaacgacgagcTGACCAAGGCCCTGGAGAATAAGGAACACCCAGGACGAACACGCGGCCTTGGACCTTCTTATCCGTGGAGGGCTGGGTTTCCTGAGCAGAATGACAGCTATAGAAGCCGAGAGAGAGCAAAGAGGCGGAAGCAGGAGGAGGAGGCATCCCGGGTGGCGAAGGTAGAACAAAAGAACTCTGAATTGCAAGCCAGACTTGACCATCAGCAGGAGCAGATCAACGCGCTATTGCGCCGGCAGCAAGATGTTGCATTCGATATTACCGGCAGCCCATCTCAGCGAAAAAGCAGCGGGGCTTCCACGATGGCCCCGATTGACGATGcaatcaaggagaagacaaaCTGTGAGCTACATGTGTCACTGAAGAACTTGTCCTTAAAGACGGCGGTCGGTTATGCTTTACCTACTCCACCTGGAGCGACCATCCATTGCcgtccgattccagctggctatgctcgagtCGGTGTGGATGAAGTTCAACCGGAATGGCGGTCACTGGAGCTTGACCACCCTGGAGGTGATGACCAGCACACACTGGGAGAAGTTCTATGGAGCAAGAAAAACATCGTGTTTCCTGGCTCGGCGCCAAGGCCACCGTCTCCCCCTCCGAGGCCACAGTCTCCTCGGAGTAGAAGTCCAGCATCTCCAAGTCCACCCCTCGACGATTGGGAACGCAACGCGAGTCCGTCTCGATCTCCGGCGCCTCAGCCGTCTTTGCCCCCTAAGCCAAAGAGCCAAAAGAAGCTATTTACCTGTCAACACCCggttttttaa